In Actinoplanes sp. NBC_00393, a single genomic region encodes these proteins:
- a CDS encoding ABC transporter ATP-binding protein: MEQLLHLQGVTKSFGRVTVAKDLTLGVEPGEALGIVGPNGAGKSSLFAMISGDLRPDGGAVWFDGRDVTNVAPHARTRAGIGRTYQVPRPFEHLTVFENVLVCGFQGASMKGRQAWQHTMGVLDRTGLAELANTPAGRLGLLQRKRLEVARALGTNPRLLLLDEVAGGLTEPEVLELVAVVKQLHAEGLGIVWIEHVVHALVKTVARMVCLAGGDVVADGEPLQVLADPKVRELYLGGGPESDLPEEAPS; this comes from the coding sequence ATGGAGCAGCTGCTGCATCTGCAGGGCGTCACCAAGAGCTTCGGCCGGGTGACCGTCGCGAAAGACCTGACGCTCGGTGTCGAGCCCGGCGAGGCGCTCGGCATCGTCGGGCCCAACGGCGCCGGAAAATCCAGCCTGTTCGCCATGATCTCCGGGGACCTGCGCCCGGACGGCGGCGCGGTGTGGTTCGACGGGCGCGACGTCACCAACGTCGCGCCGCACGCCCGGACCCGGGCCGGCATCGGCCGCACCTACCAGGTGCCCCGCCCGTTCGAGCACCTCACCGTGTTCGAGAACGTGCTGGTCTGCGGCTTCCAGGGCGCCTCGATGAAGGGCAGACAGGCCTGGCAGCACACCATGGGCGTGCTGGACCGCACCGGCCTGGCCGAGCTGGCCAACACCCCGGCCGGACGGCTCGGCCTGCTGCAGCGCAAGCGGCTGGAGGTCGCCCGGGCATTGGGTACGAATCCACGGCTGCTGCTGCTCGACGAGGTGGCCGGCGGCCTGACCGAACCCGAGGTGCTCGAACTCGTGGCGGTCGTCAAACAGCTGCACGCCGAAGGCCTGGGCATCGTCTGGATCGAACACGTCGTGCACGCGCTGGTGAAGACGGTCGCCCGGATGGTCTGTCTCGCCGGCGGTGACGTGGTCGCCGACGGCGAGCCGCTTCAGGTGCTCGCCGACCCGAAGGTGCGCGAGCTGTATCTCGGCGGCGGGCCGGAGTCCGACCTGCCCGAGGAGGCACCCTCATGA